One window from the genome of Prosthecobacter vanneervenii encodes:
- a CDS encoding sugar 3,4-ketoisomerase, giving the protein MIHETVIENCSVRGVHLFEMRHVVDHVRGHLTALEFTQDLPFVPQRIFMTYGIPSLCTRGEHAHRQCAQFLVCVHGECHVIVDDGENREEFCLNRPTFGLSVPPMVWAQEHLHSQDSVLMVLASRPYEAADYIRDYQQFLTMVKEGMNTAA; this is encoded by the coding sequence ATGATCCACGAAACCGTCATCGAGAACTGCTCAGTGCGCGGTGTGCATCTTTTTGAGATGCGCCATGTGGTGGACCATGTGCGCGGCCATCTGACGGCGCTGGAGTTCACTCAGGACCTGCCGTTTGTGCCTCAGCGCATTTTCATGACCTATGGCATCCCATCCCTGTGCACGCGCGGGGAGCACGCCCACCGGCAGTGCGCGCAGTTTCTGGTCTGCGTGCATGGGGAGTGCCATGTGATCGTGGACGATGGGGAGAACCGCGAGGAGTTCTGCCTGAACCGGCCCACCTTCGGCTTGAGCGTGCCACCCATGGTCTGGGCGCAGGAGCATCTGCACTCGCAGGATTCAGTGCTGATGGTGCTGGCATCAAGGCCGTATGAAGCGGCGGATTACATTCGTGATTACCAGCAATTTCTGACTATGGTAAAGGAGGGGATGAACACAGCCGCATGA